In one Cercospora beticola chromosome 1, complete sequence genomic region, the following are encoded:
- a CDS encoding uncharacterized protein (CAZy:GH36), which translates to MAMGDWQDGLYLAAGGPNSFDHDWEVALAANEAFTSVPVALCHVAGPFTDAFGVLNDYRRCLLRPHVDRAELPVIFNDYMNCLMGDPTEAKVAALIEPAARSGAKYFVIDAGWYADDQDWWEDVGAWRPSSKRFPSGFASLMHKIKARGLVPGVWLEPEVIGIRSPVAKLLPEHAFFQLNGHRLEERGRYQLDFSQDAVREHMDGVVDGLVGEYGIGYFKFDYNIEVVSGSDAAGSPGAAHLAHQRAYLAWVAGLCQRHPALVVENCSSGGMRMDYAMLAVHTLQSTSDQQDALLYAAIAAACPTAVVPEQSASWAYPQPQWSDETNAFTVVNALLGRVHLSGRLDLLSARQSALVDEGLRVYREHIRAHLCTSRPFWPLGLPRWHDEWLALGLSLANGSAVVAIWRRGGSTNTRFQLPPPLRHLRVATLLYPADFEARLDVDSGSGSVRVEVPAVPCARVLKFSSS; encoded by the coding sequence ATGGCGATGGGAGATTGGCAAGACGGCCTGTACCTCGCCGCAGGTGGACCGAACTCATTCGACCACGACTGGGAGGTGGCGCTGGCTGCCAATGAAGCATTCACGTCGGTTCCTGTTGCCCTCTGCCACGTTGCTGGCCCTTTCACGGACGCGTTCGGCGTGCTGAACGACTACCGTCGCTGTCTCTTGCGCCCGCACGTCGATCGGGCAGAGCTGCCGGTCATCTTCAATGATTACATGAACTGTCTCATGGGCGATCCGACCGAGGCGAAGGTTGCCGCGCTCATCGAACCCGCTGCTCGTTCCGGCGCCAAGTACTTTGTCATCGACGCCGGCTGGTACGCGGACGACCAGGACTGGTGGGAGGACGTGGGCGCGTGGCGGCCGTCGTCCAAGCGGTTTCCCTCGGGGTTTGCCAGTCTGATGCACAAGATCAAAGCGCGGGGCCTTGTGCCGGGGGTGTGGCTGGAGCCGGAGGTGATTGGAATCCGCAGTCCCGTGGCGAAGCTGCTCCCAGAGCATGCATTTTTCCAGCTCAACGGCCACCGGCTGGAGGAACGTGGACGCTACCAGCTGGACTTCTCGCAGGATGCAGTTCGCGAGCACATGGACGGGGTGGTAGATGGGCTGGTGGGCGAGTACGGCATCGGCTACTTCAAGTTCGACTACAACATCGAAGTCGTGAGCGGCAGCGATGCGGCGGGCAGTCCGGGGGCGGCACACCTCGCGCACCAGCGCGCCTACCTCGCATGGGTGGCGGGGTTGTGCCAGCGGCATCCCgcgctggtggtggagaACTGCTCAAGCGGCGGCATGCGCATGGACTACGCGATGCTGGCGGTGCACACGCTGCAGTCAACCAGCGACCAGCAAGACGCGCTGCTCTACGCCGCCATCGCGGCCGCGTGCCCGACGGCGGTGGTGCCGGAGCAGAGCGCGTCGTGGGCGTACCCGCAGCCGCAGTGGAGCGACGAGACCAACGCCTTCACCGTCGTCAACGCCTTGCTCGGGCGCGTGCACCTGAGCGGCCGGCTGGACCTGCTCAGCGCGCGGCAGTCCGCACTGGTCGATGAGGGCCTGCGCGTCTACCGCGAGCACATTCGCGCGCACTTGTGCACGTCGCGGCCCTTCTGGCCCTTGGGACTGCCGCGGTGGCACGACGAATGGCTGGCGCTGGGGCTTAGTCTGGCGAACGGCAGTGCGGTGGTGGCCATCTGGCGCAGAGGAGGATCGACGAACACGCGCTTTCAACTGCCCCCGCCGCTCCGCCATCTGCGCGTGGCCACGCTGCTGTATCCCGCCGACTTCGAAGCACGTCTCGACGTGGATAGCGGGAGCGGGAGCGTCCGCGTGGAAGTGCCCGCTGTTCCGTGCGCACGTGTCTTGAAGTTCTCCTCATCGTAG